Proteins encoded by one window of Engraulis encrasicolus isolate BLACKSEA-1 chromosome 21, IST_EnEncr_1.0, whole genome shotgun sequence:
- the LOC134438063 gene encoding uncharacterized protein LOC134438063, with amino-acid sequence MLETPMTRSQFVELSKTVLKVFSLGSFRLVLPTLIHRGCDELKSDSDTSSRSGESGNSSEGVLSGSSSYSYASGSACASSSATADGPMLWMKCALAAFRKRVAWLLPRHSPDVHSYMSDIHADSDKRSACPRSRSGTRTEPRRGIESVHVEDFGLLPDVHSYMSDIHADSDKRSACPRSRSGIRREPRRGIESVHVEDFGLLPDVHSYMSDIHADSDKRSACPRSRSGTRTEPRRGIESVHVEDFCLLLDRLFSNEAIDRVVQELVGQVQVATQDGGPSGVPATVTVPEAVYANTEQAIKNLLRPYVTPLVVCNSPGTTVPNIARFTELLLAELENCHSAAVLGAEDDVRASTSHSVDQSCQSRTASLKTDTETQESSSQNGRQRMLGLFSQLMVHQVMDKMHEDSAAQQEQESVRGSSTAASLLLGDTKDFGCFVTVLLLRLLARMSDGCPRCGAKRLDQDVLQKLIEDLLFEFTSDPWCPSFDGDLSDQKIPSIYRAMDAVWLRLLKQFGSDAILWRAVDTQDDSFDATLLAELRKELFTQCNVEDPAAPSTQSDLPSLSPVPEPSTQSDLPSLSPVPEVTSGQTARKARSKLKIFKIRSSAKIAPTNDASDKGLESEATVTRALSDEGIAAAPSGDRKEPRRRPWYKKIFLRLSCFGGPAEI; translated from the exons ATGTTAGAAACTCCT ATGACAAGGAGCCAGTTTGTGGAGCTCTCGAAGACTGTCCTGAAGGTGTTTAGCCTGGGCTCATTTCGTCTGGTTCTACCAACTTTGATCCACCGCGGATGTGATGAGCTGAAGAGCGACTCAGATACATCCTCAAg ATCTGGTGAAAGTGGAAACTCATCGGAGGGTGTTTTAAGTGGATCCTCAAG TTATAGTTATGCCAGTGGAAGTGCCTGCGCGTCCTCATCTGCTACTGCTGATGGTCCGATGCTCTGGATGAAATGTGCCCTGGCAGCCTTCAGGAAGAGGGTGGCATGGCTTCTTCCCCGTCACTCGCCAGATGTTCACTCTTACATGTCTGACATTCACGCCGACAGCGACAAGCGTAGTGCCTGCCCTCGCTCCCGATCTGGAACCAGGACAGAGCCACGTCGTGGAATTGAATCCGTTCACGTAGAGGATTTCGGCCTGTTGCCAGATGTTCACTCTTACATGTCTGACATTCACGCCGACAGCGACAAGCGTAGTGCCTGCCCTCGCTCCCGATCTGGAATCAGGAGAGAGCCACGTCGTGGAATTGAATCCGTTCACGTAGAGGATTTCGGCCTGTTGCCAGATGTTCACTCTTACATGTCTGACATTCACGCCGACAGCGACAAGCGTAGTGCTTGCCCTCGCTCCCGATCTGGAACCAGGACAGAGCCACGTCGTGGAATTGAATCCGTTCACGTAGAGGATTTCTGCCTGTTGCTAGACAGACTGTTTTCCAATGAGGCCATTGATCGAGTTGTCCAAGAACTTGTTGGTCAGGTGCAGGTTGCGACGCAAGACGGTGGTCCATCTGGTGTCCCAGCAACAGTGACAGTTCCTGAGGCGGTGTACGCTAACACCGAGCAGGCAATCAAGAACCTGCTCCGCCCGTATGTCACCCCGCTTGTGGTTTGCAATTCTCCAGGTACAACTGTCCCTAACATTGCAAGATTCACAGAACTGCTCCTTGCAGAATTGGAAAACTGTCATTCTGCTGCTGTGCTTGGAGCCGAAGACGATGTTAGAGCCTCAACGTCGCACAGCgtggaccaaagctgtcagtccaGGACCGCCAGCTTGAAGACCGACACGGAGACCCAGGAGTCTTCAAGCCAGAACGGACGCCAGCGCATGCTTGGTCTGTTCAGCCAGCTAATGGTCCATCAGGTCATGGATAAGATGCATGAGGATTCAGCAGCGCAACAAGAGCAGGAGAGCGTAAGAGGGTCTTCCACCGCCGCATCCTTGCTTCTCGGTGACACTAAGGACTTTGGCTGCTTTGTCACTGTACTGCTGCTGAGGCTCCTGGCCAGAATGAGTGATGGATGCCCCCGCTGTGGCGCCAAGAGGCTGGACCAGGACGTGCTACAAAAGCTCATTGAGGATCTTCTGTTTGAGTTCACCAGTGACCCATGGTGCCCAAGCTTCGATGGTGACCTCAGCGACCAAAAGATTCCGTCCATCTATAGGGCCATGGACGCAGTTTGGCTCAGACTGCTGAAGCAGTTTGGCTCAGACGCCATCCTGTGGAGGGCCGTCGATACACAGGATGACTCATTTGACGCAACCTTATTGGCGGAATTACGAAAGGAACTGTTTACCCAGTGTAACGTAGAAGATCCTGCTGCACCATCCACCCAAAGTGACTTGCCGTCCCTCAGCCCCGTGCCTGAACCGTCCACCCAAAGTGACTTGCCGTCCCTCAGCCCCGTGCCTGAGGTCACCTCTGGACAAACAGCTAGAAAAGCCAGAAGTAAACTCAAG ATCTTTAAGATACGCAGCAGTGCAAAGATTGCACCAACTAATGATGCTTCTGACAAGG GGCTGGAGTCAGAGGCAACCGTCACTCGTGCCCTATCGGATGAGGGTATTGCTGCCGCACCTTCTGGTGACAGGAAGGAGCCGCGCAGACGGCCCTGGTACAAGAAGATCTTTCTCAGGCTCAGCTGTTTTGGAGGCCCAGCTGAGATCTGA